The genomic window TAGTATAATTTTGCACCTAGTTTAATGCCTGAATTAGGGGCCATTTCATGTATATGCACTCCAAGTTACAAAATacctcaaaaattaattttagtttcGGATAAATGTAGAATCCTACCAAGGGTACTACCAAATTTTTGCATGGTTTCCCTTGATTTTACTAACTTCTAGTCTATTTTAAGcataaaaaagaacaaaaaaagagtGAAGAATGATGAGAAGGGAGGGGTTTATACCTTATTTAGTTTGgacttaagctcaaaatcaagACATCTTCCCTCTTCCCCGAATTTTTCTCACAAAACCCACTTTCTATTCAATAAAGGCGAGAAGCTTACAAGATGCCTTCTCCACTGTAAATAAGGTCGATAAGGGGCCCAACTGCTCCAAAGCCAGCTGACCTGGATGGTTCCACTAGGTTCTGGCCCCTTCTGGTCCAAATGGCCATTTGGACCTGGTACCACCAGTTCAGGTTGGTACGCCCAGAACTGGATTGTTCATGTTGGTTTGTCGTTATCTTGGATTCAATGAAAGCGGGACAATTTATTGGTCAAGGGCAATCACAAAAGACCTTGAAACAATCAAGAGAAAATTGACTGAGACCCCAATACTTTGACTGCTTGATTTTTCTAAGTATGATGGTTCACAAGTTGGCATTGGTGATTTGCATTGGTGATTTTCTTTCGCAAGAGGGGCAACCTGTTGCTTATCACAGTGAGAAGCTCAAGAAAAAGGGTTCTCTACCTTTAACAAAGAACTATATGTTGTAGTGCAAGTTCTACATTATTGGATGTGCTATGTGATTTCTTAGGAGATCATACTTTTTTCAGATCTCAAGCTTTTAGGTATCTCAATTCTCAAAAGAAGCTTAGTTTCAGACATGGGAATGGATAGAGGCAATATGTTTTTATCCTCAAGCATCGTGCTGGTATTGAAAACAAGTCTGCAAATGTGCTAAGCAGAGTAGTCTGCATGATACATTGCATGTCTGTTTGGTGATTGGAATTAATCAGCTCAAACAAGACCTTGCTTCATGCAAGGATTTTGATGTCATATATGATGTACTGATGGCTAGACAATAAGATGAATAACCCTATTGCTCTGTAGTCTGTACATTTGGATATCTCAATAAGCAACCCATTTGTGCCTTCCCAACGCTTCTTTGCAAGATCAAATGATAGGGAATTGCTTGCTGGTGGGGCAGCAGGACACTTTGTGTGTTATAAGACTATTGTCATGGTAGAGGATCGTTTCTATTAGCCAAGTTTAAAGACTGATATGGCTTGAATTATTCAGCAATGTCCACTTGTCAGCTGGATAACGTTTGAAAGCATAACACCAGATTATACTCCCTGCTTCTTGTACCACATGAGCCATGGAAAGATATATCTATGGATTTTGTCCTAGGCTTGCCTTGAGGATATTGTTCTATATTGGTGGTGGTCAACATATTCTCAAAGATGGGCAATTTCTCCCTTTATTTAGGGCATCTGATGCGCCACATGTggctaaaatatttttcaaagagaTCATCCGTCTTCATGGGCTTTTACAAATCATTGTTTTAGGTAAGGATGCCAAGTTtatgagttatttttggtgcactCTGTGGAAAATCTTAAATGCTAAGCTAAAATACTCTTCGACTTTTCACCCTCTAATAGATGGCCAAATTGATGTTTTCAACAGTAAGTTTTGGGATTTACTACATTGCTTAATAGGAGATAACATCAATTGGTGGGATTTAATACTATCCATGGCTGAATTTGCTTATAATGGTCCAATTAATAGGTCTACTGGACGTTCCCCTTTCGAGGTTGTGACTGTAATTCAGCCCTGTCATCCACATGATGTTGTTGTTTGACCTCCTGCTGGAAGGTTTATTATTGATGCTGAAGATTTGCAAGACATGAGAGAGCTTCATGATGGAGTCTGTTGAAAGATTGCTTTGAGCAATAACATACATAAGGCAAAGGCAGATCTACATCACTGCTTTGTCGACTTCCAAGAAGGTGATATGGTGATGATTCATCTTAGACTAGAGTGCTTCCAAAAGAAATCTATAAGAAGCTACACTCCAAAAGTACAGGTACCTTCAAGACATTAAAGAAAATCAGTTCTAATGCTGACATCTTGGAGCTTCCAGAAGACAGGCATTAGCTCTATTTTTTAGGTGGAGGGTCTTACAGCTTATCATGAATCACAAGATAGCTTAATAGTTCAACCAAGAACTCAACATCTACTTTCAGTCCCAAGGGAATTTAAAGTTATTGAAGACATGTTGGACCACTGGCATATGTCTACTTGCAGTAGAGGCTATCAAAAATTCTTTGTAAAATAGAAAGTTCGTCCAGTCTTTAGATTGTACTTAGATTATTGCACCAGGGCTCCAAAAGATTAATCTAGACATGTACGAGAGATTACATTGCATTTCACTCGCCAGAGTTGAGTGCTGTCAAGTCAGGGAGATCCATGATAGAAGTGCTTCACAGTATATGAaagtttataaaagaaaaaaaacatgCACTTATGTGGAACAAACTGGAGCATGCCTTATTTGGGAGCTTTTCTAGCTCAAGGCTTTGAGATCAAAGTTCTATGGAAGCTTATGATCCAAATCTATCTGAAATCAATCAAGCTTGTACCAAGTTCCTTCGAGCTTGTGATTCAACCTCAGTTCAAGCTTGAATTACAATTGGTTCTTGAATTAAAGCAAACTTCATTGGGACAATTTGGAAAAAAAATccactaattaaatattttttgaaccaTAGTTTCGGGTTAAAACAGAATTAGAAATACTATAAAGTATATTATTGATATATAAAACATAATGTTGCACAACCCGTTGGATTTCTAGACCAGCGATTGAATTCACATGTACGGGTTTTCAAGTCTTGCTGAGTATAGCTTGGTTGAGCAATGTTTTACTCTAGCTCATCTGGAAATTAATCTAAAGCTTGAGATTTGAGTTCAAATTTGGCTCAATTAACTAGAATGAAGCTGATCGAGCTTGTCATGTTTGACCTGAGCTGATCCCAAGTTCGGTCTGCTTGAATCAATTGACATTCCTATGTGTAGTTGAGCTGAGCTTGAGCGAACCGGTCTATTCTTAGGCTTGGCTAGCTTGATTGGTATTTTGAGCCTGCTTGGCTCCATTAATTTCAAGTGCAACTAGAGCTATTTGCAAACAACTTATTGGAGAACTGTTAGGATCCTGAGCTTGACAAATTAGACTTTTAGATTGGGATTTCTTGGGGATGGAACTATGGAAGCAAATAAATTATCGGTAATTTCCCACCCTTCCTCTTTCTTGTACtactagaaaaaagaaaaataattatttggacaaatttaaaataaagaaatttaactGCATGCATCAATTAACCACCCTATCAAGCACAAGAATAGGCTTCTTTCTTGCTTGATTATATCAAGgctgcatttttttttctttttttgtttctcCTTGAATAACTGATTAAACTCTGGTCTTACCACTATcagttttgtcacataaaaaggAAATAAGTAGCGATCTACTTGTGTTTTTCTTAGGTGGGGTAGCTATTTTAGGTGGACACCACATAGATGACTGTGAGGCATCCCATATTCTTTCCTATAAACTCTCACGTCTTTATTCATATCTTCAGAATATGTCATATGGAGTCTTAGTAGAAGAAAATGTCATCTGCACAGAAACTCAAGTTTGGTGGGCACCTGATGCACGCTTGACCCCTTTCAAGTTCTAGTTTCAAGTTGGGCCATGCCACCTTGAGATTTGGACTAAACAATTGATGTTGTACCAATTTGACTTAAAGAAATCAGATACTCCCTGGATACTTTATAATAAAACTTTAGGACTCTCGAGATGCTAAGAAATCTGAGGTATTGCAGATAATGAATGAAGATTTATGCTCAACATGTCAAACCCTTAAAGAACAATCTCAGTCAAGCTTAGTCTCCTGCAAAATCATTGCTATTCTTTATCTTTATCCAATGTTTATCCATCCCAGTTAGAAGATACACTGTGTGGAAGGGATGCATGTTAAACTAGAACCATGAAGAAAGTTCCAAGGAGCAAGAGAGTCAAAGTAAATTAGAGAAGGACAAGGTCATGAAATATAACTTTAGCAGAAATATAAGAGTTAAGCATGTATTAGAGATGAGAGACATTTTTTTTTTGCCTAAAAAAATGCTTCCCTAGCTGATCTTTTTCCTCTGTACaaaatttttttgttcttctcCCTTTTACAGAAGGATGGTGAGATTATGACGATGCTAACTATAGAACTGAATGTGGTAGAGGAAATGGAGATACACCTCTGACATATTCTGCAATTGTCCAATTATGAGTCAAATCAAGCTTTGTTATCTGCATTATTTTGTTTAGCAGTAAAAGGACCCAAGATAAGTGTGGGAGAGAGAGAACATTATGATGGTTTTGCAGGAATTGGAGGATAGAATTATTGATTACACTTGATGAATTTAAGGGTTAAAACAATGGAAAACCATTCGAGATGTTTTGGACTTACACATCATAGACAAGAGAACGATGCTAATGGAGGGTTCTCAAATATCGATTGAAGGATAAAATCGTGGAATGGATCAATCAATGGTTGGATGGTGGAGGGTTGTCAAATATCGattgaaggataaaatcatgGAATGGATCAATCAATGGTTGGATGGTGACAAGAGAAAAGGATTCATACAACTACCTCCTGAAGCAGAAATATGTCTGATTTTTGTATTTGGTGCTCAGgcattttctttttataattctGTGTAATTCTCATAGTGATTGATTAGTGCCAAGATGAATTTCTTGGATTAAATGATATGCTTTAATAGAtatttaattgaagaatttatctTTCCAAGGATGTTGCATTTTGAGAAAAACTCTGCCTTTATAGCTTTGTGATTTGTTCCATATGACTCCTTTTTTCACTTCTGAaagaacttttttatttttttcactttgaATTTTTGGAGAGTTTATGCGGTTAAGTAACTGGATGTAATTCCTAGGTTATTGATTAGACTCAAGCGATAAAGCTTGAGAATAGGTTTCTGTTGACATAACTGTGCTggaaattgataattttattttattctttaggTTGCCACTGGGCTGAGTTTCACAATAATACTTACAAGGCAAGGTCAAGTTTACACATGTGGAAATAACGCACATGGCCAGCTTGGACTTGGTGATACTATAGACAGGCCTACTCCTAGGAATGTTGAGCTGTTTGAAGGTCTTGGTCGTGTAGTTCAGGTTGCTGCAGGTTCAAGTTACACCTTTGCTGTAACAGAAGATGGGACAGTTCATTCTTTTGGTTCTTGTAGCAATTTTTGTTTAGGCCATGGTGACCAGCATGATGAACTTCTTCCTCGGGCAATACAGTCATTCAAGAGGAGGAATATCCATGTAGTACGTGTTTCTGCAGGTGATGAACATGCAGTGGCACTTGATTCTAGTGGATATGTAAGCCTTTCTTTTTCTATGACTTCACtagttattaaaaatattttgtttagTTGCTACTGAGTTTCCAGGACTTCCCTTCATGGTGACTGCCCTTTTCTCTGCAGAGAATAATGATATGAATATCTTTTGCAGGTTTACACTTGGGGTAGGGGCTATTGTGGTGCCCTAGGCCATGGTGATGAGAATGACAAGACGAACCCAGAATTATTGTCTAGTCTGAGGGGCCATCTAGCTGTGCAGGTTTGTTATATATATCCCCCAATTTCAACCCTCTTACATTCACTAGGTTTCTAAAGTTGTTAGTTAGGAATATGATAAAACCAAGGATTGTGGAACCATCCTGAACAGCCTGTTCGGGGTGTATTGAGCCATGCTGGTGGCAGATTGGGATGGCTCTAGCAATTGAAAGAGAAACCGGTGAAGGAGGGGGAGGGAGAAAAaaagaggggaagagagagagagagagagaggagggaggaaggagagggggagagagagagagagagaggagggaggaaggagagagagagggcctTCGGAGGCCGCTGGAGGGTGCGTGCCTATTGGAAGGCTAGAGGAGGGGTTCTGCCCTCCTTTTGATCGAAACAGGGGCTTTCGTCCTATTTCTTTTGTTATTTTGGCAATTTCAGATGAAGTCGGCAATGACCACCgaaggcctctctctctccttcccttccatcctctctctcttttcctctctcctatTCTTCCTCCGCCCTCTTTGCTGTGTCAGTTCGGGTCTAGTACAAAATGGTAACGGGGTGTACTGACGGCTGATTGGTTCGGGCCCTGGTACCAGCATAGCGAATCTTGAGTAAAACATTGTTACTCTTTGTTGCTTGGCTACTTGTGTGGATGTCAGTGTCCAGTGTGGGAACACGGACTCAACTTCTGACTCTAATAATTGGATTCAGTTATTTATATTGTACCTTGTTCATTTCAGTGTAAGTGAGAAGTATGAACTGCATTTCAACTGGAAATCAGTAGTTTTGGGTGATGTTTCATTACAAAGTGACCCCAAAGCAGGGAGAAATTCTTAACAATGATTTAGAACTTGTTGTATGGGGCTGCATGTGCTATTATAGTCCTTTGATTGCACCACAGATCCCAATATGAGGTTATTGTCTGTGGCTGGGCTGCATATGCTATGACTTAGCATATGCAGTTGCATATGCAGACTGCTTTTCTGTGGAACCTTAGGGTGGTTTCAAGTAGATGGTCGGTTGGATGCAGCTTTCGAGTGGGTTGACTGTTTGTGTTTGTATAACATTTTAAATGTTGCTTCTATTAGGTAGTATTGACTATTGGGTAATAAAAACTAACTGTTGTTATTGTTATCAGTTGTTAttcttatatattaatatatgacttctcttttttaaaatatttaaaaatatcagcTGCATATTCATTTGAATGTTAGCATCAACATTGTATGAGCATTATTTGATCACTTGTGGCCACGTATTGTGGCTTCCATGAAAAATGCCAAATTTGGCTTCCTATTGTGGGTTGGGAATGTTTTCTGTCAGTTGACAGGGCCACTAATGTTGCTTTAATGCCTCATCTCCACTCTTCTTTTATGGCCCATTTAGGTAGTATTTATATGATATCATTAATGATTGTTTAATACCAAAACTGCACATCCTCTTCATTGACTTCAAAACAAATAGCAGAACTGCTCTAAACTCGAGTCCTAAAAAACCATGGTATGTCGAACCAACCCAAACTGCTTGGTATGCCTATTCTGAACTGCCTACTTTGGGAGGTATTGTACTGAACTGGGGCTGCATTGGGATCCAGGCTTCCAAAACAGCAAAAGAGATCAACTGGGCTGAGCTGACCAGTTTTGCCTAGCTCAGGCTTGAATTCTTATCTGCCAATTCGCCCAGGTGTCTTGACTCTTAAGCCTAGCAGATAGAGGCTTTCCTGACCCATTTTTAACTTACTTGATGGTTGTTGGtgtgaaagagaagaggagagggcaGTGTAGCAATGGTGGCTGGGGCTGGCTGGACAATGCATGCAACGGATCATGCCCCCTCTTGGCTTCAGATCTCAATGTCCTGACCCATTTTTAACTACTTGATGGTGGTCGGTTGGAGAGGGAAGAGAGGGAAGTGTAGCAACGATGGCTGGGGCTGGCTGGACAATGCATGCAATGGATTGTGCCCCCCTCTTGGCTTCAGATCTCAATGGTTCTTGATCTATTTTGATCATTCAGGAGGAAGGGTGAGGGGTGTGGTGGCATGCAAACTGCCTCAGCAAAATCCCTCATTGGAGGAGGTAGGGCTGAGCAAATAATCGAAACCCGAAAAAACCCACCCAATCCGACCCATGTGAAACCAAACTTGAATCGGGTTGTGATTCGTAAAAAATTCGGTTAATTACGGTCGAGTTCGGTTTCTGTATTTTTAACCTGTATGAAACCAAATCCGACTGACCGATATAATATTTTCAATACTTAGGCTATTTGGAGAATTGAAAATTGacaattatgacatattatataccAACTTGTGgatgttataaaattattatatctaGTTTCTATATGAATTGAATAGTGTATTGGTTTATGATGTTTAAAATCAACATTGGATCAACATTGAAGTTCAAACCGACACAACCCATCCGAATCTACTACAAACCGTTAATTTCGGTTTCAAACTATTTGTATATGATAAACGGTCGGCAGCGGATTGGATTTTCTTCAACTTGATTGGGTTCGATCGGGtcaaatttttctctcaacccgACCTAACCCAATGCGTGCTCAGCCCTAGGGGGAGGCTATTGTGCATGGAGGACCGGTTGTGCCTAAAATGCCTCGCTGAGGACTGAATCAGGCACCACCAGGGCCATCCATCTTTGATAGACCCCAGAGAGTTCTGATCTTGTATCCCACCTTGGTCTGATGGTAAGAAATAATGAGCATATTTTCCATCTCTCACGAaggaaagaataattttttttttaaatttaaaagtaaGAAAAAGCCAAAATATTTGTTGCTTGTCATTTTTGTTGAAAAGAATTGGTATTAATACCTGAGCAATACACAACCATGTATCATGCATCGGTATGGCATGGAACTGTGCTGTGCTGACCCACTACCTAGTTGGTACAGGTCATGGTACTGGTTGTGGAAAGATTGTGGGGAAGCTAAAGCCTGCATGGAACTTGAATTCACAGAACCTCTCTTCAGATGGTTCTCCCACATCCAACTGAACACATACTATATGTAAACCTTGACTTTATACTAGTAATTGAACTAGTTACTTGATGAAAGTCCTATGGAACCTCTGTCATTAATTATGTAAAAATAGGGCATTGTTCATCCTAAGCTGTAGAGTTTACTACTTCAAATCGTAAATCTGTATGAACAATGAGTCAAGGCTATCTAAATCCTGCTAGTACATCTGCAGTCTTTTTAGAATAGCAATCTGGCAAGGGTTTGTTTGTAGGAGTCTAGGTCTCTTTCTTTACCATCCAGACCGCAAGATAGAGAATAAATTTTCAAGGATCTTGTTGCTGTGAAACGAGAACTATCACAATCCATTTCATGCATCCTATAATGGTAATTGTTACAAAACATACACAATTCCTATCAGTGTTAAATCTGGTATATTTTTCTATACGTCATTATTTGTCCGTTTGTTTTATATTATCCTCTTGTTTTACAATCACCAAATCTTCTGAGGTGTGACTGGTCTCCTTACCTGGCTTTTGGAGTATGATTTTTCATTTGCTGATTCCCTTGTACTGAAGCAGTTCTGTTTATTCAGACTTGTAAGTTGCTGAAAATGAGAGTATTCATGCATGTATGTGTAGTTAAATTTCTAAAACAAAAATTGTGCCTGTCATTCCAAATAAAATTTGGTCCATCAAGTATATTGATAAATGCATGTTCGAAAATATAATTCTGGTTGGATATCTGTTAGGCGATATATGATGTTCTAATTATGCCTTCAGTGAAATTGAAATAGTTTGTACTCAGTTAACCAAGCATGTCCTTGCTATGATCATTGCAATGGTGGTTGGGCACTTAACTAGTTCACTGACTGTGTCATGTTGGCCACAATTATGAGCAGGTTTGTgcaaggaaaagaaaaacttttgtTCTCACGGACATGGGCTCTGTTTTTGCTTTTGGATCGATGGGTTTTGGGAGTTTAGGCTTTTCCGATCGGGGAAGCTCAGACAAAGTTATGAAGCCCTGGATCCTCGATAGCCTCCGGTCCCACTACATCTCTCAGATTAGCACTGGCCTGTATCACACTGTTGCGGTCACCAACAGAGGTCTGGTGTTCGGGTTTGGGGACAATGAAAGAGCTCAGCTTGGGCATGAGCGGATAAGAGGCTGCCTAAAACCAACAGAAATTATGGTTCAAAGGACAGTAGATGATATTGCTATTGCAGCAAAAAGTGGGTGAGAATAGAAGACGCCTTTGACCCAAATGAAGTGTGCATGTTGTAGTATTAGTTCTGTTTACTATGCTTTTGTTTAGCTCGTAAGGAATTTGTAATTATCTTGGATCATATTCTATTATCCATGTAGTTTGATGGGAAAGTCAAGCTGACAGTTATTCTTGCAGTTAAAGAAGAACAGTATTGCTAGTCGCAGATGTGTTCAAGTATCAAAGGAAATTGCATCATGTTTCAGTTTATTCCTAAGATGATTTAGTGTCTGATCTTTTCTAAAACCAGTCTCCAGATGAAGTTACATTACATGAAAGCTTAAAAATTGCCTGTCATTATTACTGTTTTGCAATTGTTACCATGTTGGAACTATTTTACCCGCCTAGGTAGTTGGAACAAAATTGCAGATTATCAGATTCTGAAAATGACACCCTTCAATGGGTGAATTTAGAATTTGTTGTCAAAAAACTCTGCTAGGTTCTGTCATTATGTGTGCTTGCTGACATGCTAAGAACTGCAATTTTCAAGTCTTCTTGTTCCAGGCAATTTATATTTACTAGTTGCTACTTGCtagtttttgataatttttacctTTTTCTGTGCACAATAGCGGGCTATGCCCATGGTGTCATTCATAGAGTGAAAACGTACAGGTAATATTTACACAACCAAAACACATGGGTGCCAACATAATGGTAAACCAGTATGCAAAAGAACCCATCTGGCAAGTACAAATGCTTCCCAACGCGTGGATGCAGTAGTATGAAAGCAAATGCAATCAGATAAGGCATCATGTCCAATCAGCTTCCCTCTCAGAGGTGAGTCCAATAATTTTGACTTTCAGAAGCAAAACATTCTTGCTCGGCACTTTCACGTTCTGCAAGATGAAATTTGTAAATCTGATTGTTTTAATATGTGAAACTAGACCAAGACACTGCTGCTTTTGATGTttcttttaatattataatttgtATTATATTTTCTGAAACTTGTTTTTGTGTTGATTAAATTGCTTATGTATTTGCACCGGAAAGGAATTCATATGCGGTTATGTGGGGACTTCAATTCATTCTTGAACTGAAGCATCTCAACCTTTCCACTAGGGTTGGTTTGGCTATACTTGAGAACTAAATTGGATTATCAGATATAACATAGGCACCCAGACATTCCAGATAGAACATCTATACCTTTTGGGGGGACCAGGCGGCCAGTCGTCTAGCATAGTTAGCATCATTTACAGGCTCTGGCTTATATGTGGCTCTATATTACTTTGCTCTGATGATATTCCTTCTAGTGCTCTTAAGTTGATGGTTGATAATTTGCAGGCAATTCGCATAACGTTTGAAGAAAGAAAGGTTGTTGACATGACCGGGAACAATAAATTGTTGGGAAACTG from Elaeis guineensis isolate ETL-2024a chromosome 4, EG11, whole genome shotgun sequence includes these protein-coding regions:
- the LOC105032711 gene encoding ultraviolet-B receptor UVR8 isoform X2; the protein is MADRSRTFSIEELPAHLILEILSSGRLGAADLACLETTCQMFRGSHGICPSKFRSMVEFAAFHICQAHSIFTSLHPNARKDLLDRCGGNWKKVLRFLQSVEQSSGTIETSTGNVTTGRYHTLLIHDSSVYACGSSICGVLGHGQDTTQCVAFSRVNFPSLSRVIHVSASHNHAAFVMQSGEVFTCGDNSSFCCGHGEVRRTIFRPTRIEALNGIPCKQVATGLSFTIILTRQGQVYTCGNNAHGQLGLGDTIDRPTPRNVELFEGLGRVVQVAAGSSYTFAVTEDGTVHSFGSCSNFCLGHGDQHDELLPRAIQSFKRRNIHVVRVSAGDEHAVALDSSGYVYTWGRGYCGALGHGDENDKTNPELLSSLRGHLAVQVCARKRKTFVLTDMGSVFAFGSMGFGSLGFSDRGSSDKVMKPWILDSLRSHYISQISTGLYHTVAVTNRGLVFGFGDNERAQLGHERIRGCLKPTEIMVQRTVDDIAIAAKSG
- the LOC105032711 gene encoding ultraviolet-B receptor UVR8 isoform X1, which produces MADRSRTFSIEELPAHLILEILSSGRLGAADLACLETTCQMFRGSHGICPSKFRSMVEFAAFHICQAHSIFTSLHPNARKDLLDRCGGNWKKVLRFLQSVEQSSGTIETSTGNMQVTTGRYHTLLIHDSSVYACGSSICGVLGHGQDTTQCVAFSRVNFPSLSRVIHVSASHNHAAFVMQSGEVFTCGDNSSFCCGHGEVRRTIFRPTRIEALNGIPCKQVATGLSFTIILTRQGQVYTCGNNAHGQLGLGDTIDRPTPRNVELFEGLGRVVQVAAGSSYTFAVTEDGTVHSFGSCSNFCLGHGDQHDELLPRAIQSFKRRNIHVVRVSAGDEHAVALDSSGYVYTWGRGYCGALGHGDENDKTNPELLSSLRGHLAVQVCARKRKTFVLTDMGSVFAFGSMGFGSLGFSDRGSSDKVMKPWILDSLRSHYISQISTGLYHTVAVTNRGLVFGFGDNERAQLGHERIRGCLKPTEIMVQRTVDDIAIAAKSG